In the genome of Desulfovibrio desulfuricans, one region contains:
- a CDS encoding efflux RND transporter periplasmic adaptor subunit — translation MRCLTKISRLLRLMVICCLPLAVFGCSDAEKPENTLVEVLYLVLGEEKVTLSSTLPGRVTALVTAEVRPQVDGIVLERLFEEGTDVKEGQVLYRLDPASYQAAYATASASLAEAKAAVTSIALLEKRQKLLIKQYAVSQQELDNSISLHGQARARVARAEAELQSAAINLAHTEIKAPVSGRIGASAFTVGALVTANQPSALAVIQQIDRVFVDITQPSADSVRLRRAIAQGRVSANGNSTKVRLILEDGSPYTPVAAAQQAGEPAWIRGDLLFSEISVGQSTGSLMLRAVISNPDGLLLPGMYVKAVIEEGSIDRAVLIPQGAAFANSAGGHAVYTLHKEGAKEGLYGVARRDVRLERTIGNRWLVGAGLSAGDMLVVEGFQKAVPGETVIGVPAPAANANVTPAPAAAKGVR, via the coding sequence ATGCGTTGCCTTACCAAAATTTCCCGCCTGCTGCGGCTTATGGTCATATGTTGCCTGCCCCTGGCGGTGTTCGGCTGCAGTGATGCAGAAAAGCCAGAGAACACCCTTGTGGAGGTCCTGTATCTTGTGCTGGGCGAAGAAAAGGTGACGCTGAGCAGCACGCTGCCGGGCAGGGTTACAGCCCTGGTGACGGCAGAAGTGCGGCCCCAGGTAGACGGCATTGTTCTTGAGCGTCTTTTTGAAGAAGGCACAGATGTAAAAGAGGGGCAGGTTTTATACCGGTTAGACCCGGCCAGCTATCAGGCGGCGTATGCCACGGCTAGTGCATCGCTTGCAGAGGCAAAAGCCGCAGTAACGTCCATAGCGCTGCTGGAAAAACGCCAGAAGCTGCTGATCAAACAGTATGCCGTAAGCCAGCAGGAGCTGGACAATTCCATATCGCTGCACGGGCAGGCCCGCGCCCGCGTTGCCAGAGCCGAGGCCGAGCTGCAATCTGCCGCCATCAACCTTGCGCATACCGAAATAAAGGCCCCGGTTTCTGGGCGTATAGGAGCCTCTGCCTTTACGGTGGGTGCTCTTGTTACGGCAAACCAGCCATCGGCACTGGCCGTGATACAGCAGATTGACCGTGTGTTTGTGGACATAACCCAGCCCAGCGCCGACAGCGTTCGCCTGCGCCGGGCCATAGCCCAGGGGCGGGTGTCTGCCAACGGCAATAGCACCAAGGTGCGCCTGATCCTTGAAGACGGCTCGCCCTACACGCCTGTTGCGGCGGCGCAACAGGCTGGTGAACCGGCATGGATACGGGGAGACCTGCTGTTTTCTGAAATATCTGTGGGGCAAAGCACGGGAAGCCTCATGCTGCGGGCTGTGATTAGCAATCCGGATGGGCTGCTTCTTCCCGGCATGTATGTAAAGGCCGTTATTGAAGAAGGCTCGATAGACAGGGCCGTGCTGATTCCGCAGGGGGCAGCCTTTGCGAACAGTGCCGGGGGACACGCTGTTTATACTTTGCACAAAGAGGGCGCAAAGGAGGGTCTTTATGGTGTGGCGCGGCGCGATGTGCGCCTTGAGCGCACCATTGGCAACCGCTGGCTTGTGGGTGCTGGACTGAGTGCAGGCGACATGCTGGTGGTTGAGGGTTTCCAGAAAGCCGTGCCGGGTGAAACCGTTATTGGCGTACCAGCCCCGGCAGCAAACGCAAACGTCACCCCCGCCCCGGCAGCAGCCAAAGGGGTGCGGTAA